A single Arachnia propionica DNA region contains:
- the rlmN gene encoding 23S rRNA (adenine(2503)-C(2))-methyltransferase RlmN produces MPNHLPLVFDAPARGKAPKHWLDFDVPERRAAMESFGLPAFRADQISRHVFDSLSDEVTTWTDLPAAIREDLAEQLFPPLLTQVRRLTADRGRTVKTLWRLHDGSLLESVLMRYPNRSTLCISSQAGCGMACPFCATGQGGLKRNLSRAEITVQAFAANRMLAAGEVPGATGRLNNIVFMGMGEPLANYKAVLGTIRTLIAPVPGGFGMSARGITVSTVGLVPQIGRLAGEGLPVTLAVSLHAPDDDLRNEIVPVNNRWSVAEVVDAAWEYARVTRRRVSIEYALMRDINDSIARANLLADVLKRRGDWGWVHVNLIPLNPTPGSRWTASRPEDEAAFIATLERRGVPVTLRDTRGSEIDGACGQLAARETAGV; encoded by the coding sequence GTGCCGAATCACCTTCCGCTGGTCTTCGACGCGCCCGCTCGCGGCAAGGCCCCGAAACACTGGCTCGACTTCGACGTGCCCGAGCGGCGTGCCGCCATGGAGTCCTTCGGTTTGCCCGCTTTCCGGGCCGATCAGATCTCCCGCCATGTCTTCGACAGCCTCAGCGACGAGGTCACGACCTGGACGGATCTGCCCGCGGCGATCCGGGAGGACCTGGCCGAGCAGCTCTTCCCGCCCCTGCTCACCCAGGTGCGCCGGCTGACCGCCGACCGGGGGCGCACCGTCAAGACCTTGTGGCGGCTGCACGACGGCTCCCTCCTGGAATCCGTGCTAATGCGCTACCCGAACCGCTCCACCCTGTGCATCAGCTCCCAGGCGGGTTGCGGAATGGCGTGTCCCTTCTGCGCCACCGGTCAGGGCGGGCTGAAACGCAACCTGTCGCGGGCCGAGATAACCGTCCAGGCCTTCGCGGCGAACCGGATGCTGGCCGCCGGCGAGGTTCCAGGGGCTACCGGCCGGCTCAACAACATCGTTTTCATGGGGATGGGGGAGCCGCTGGCCAACTACAAGGCGGTGCTGGGAACCATCCGCACCCTGATCGCTCCCGTGCCCGGGGGATTCGGGATGAGCGCCCGGGGGATCACCGTGTCCACCGTCGGCCTGGTGCCGCAGATCGGGCGCCTCGCGGGGGAGGGGCTTCCCGTGACCCTCGCGGTTTCCCTGCACGCCCCCGACGACGACCTGCGCAACGAGATCGTTCCGGTGAACAACCGGTGGAGCGTCGCCGAGGTGGTCGACGCCGCCTGGGAATACGCCCGGGTCACCAGACGCCGCGTCAGCATCGAGTACGCCCTGATGCGCGACATCAACGATTCCATCGCCCGGGCGAACCTGCTGGCGGATGTCCTGAAACGGCGCGGCGACTGGGGTTGGGTGCACGTCAACCTGATTCCCCTCAACCCGACCCCGGGTTCGCGGTGGACGGCCTCCCGCCCGGAGGATGAGGCGGCTTTCATCGCCACGCTCGAAAGACGCGGGGTGCCCGTGACCCTGCGCGACACCCGAGGTTCCGAGATCGACGGGGCCTGCGGACAGCTCGCGGCCCGCGAGACCGCGGGGGTTTGA
- a CDS encoding peptidoglycan DD-metalloendopeptidase family protein, with protein MRKALLPLALLALTLFPAVAHADAGLVLSAPVPGALLRPFDGGTSPYSAGHRGVDLAADQGEEVRSAAVGKIYFNGEVAGRPSVSVDHGNGLRTTYTPVAGSLPEGTQVRAGEVIGHLAGPPHCDPRYCLHWGLTDGTIYHDPMLYLKSPPIRLLPHGTTPPPVTWLPPAQVPGPTPEPGSLPVAGPITSPFGMRVHPVTGILKLHDGADIGAACGTAIHLPWAGTVISAGYDGGYGYRVVVEHSGIRTGYAHMPGIEVTAGRVLEAGAVVGHVGSTGYSTGCHLHWMAWRDGQVIDPLTLVR; from the coding sequence ATGAGGAAGGCATTGCTCCCATTGGCCCTTCTGGCGTTGACCCTGTTCCCCGCAGTGGCGCACGCGGATGCGGGGTTGGTTCTCTCGGCTCCCGTTCCGGGCGCGCTGCTGCGTCCCTTCGACGGCGGAACCTCTCCCTATTCCGCGGGGCATCGCGGTGTGGACCTGGCTGCAGACCAAGGGGAGGAGGTGCGTTCCGCGGCGGTCGGGAAGATCTATTTCAACGGGGAGGTCGCGGGTCGCCCCTCGGTCTCCGTCGATCACGGCAACGGATTGCGCACCACCTACACCCCCGTCGCCGGATCGCTTCCCGAAGGGACCCAGGTCAGGGCGGGTGAGGTGATCGGGCATCTGGCGGGGCCACCACACTGCGACCCCCGGTACTGCCTGCACTGGGGCCTGACCGACGGCACCATCTACCACGACCCGATGCTCTACCTGAAGTCCCCGCCCATCCGGTTGCTGCCGCACGGCACGACCCCGCCGCCCGTCACCTGGCTTCCGCCCGCCCAGGTCCCGGGACCGACACCCGAACCCGGTTCCCTACCGGTGGCCGGCCCCATCACCAGCCCGTTTGGGATGCGGGTGCATCCGGTCACCGGGATTCTGAAGCTCCACGACGGAGCGGACATCGGGGCGGCCTGCGGCACCGCGATCCACCTGCCCTGGGCCGGCACGGTGATCTCCGCCGGCTACGACGGCGGCTACGGCTACCGGGTGGTTGTGGAACACTCCGGGATCCGCACCGGATACGCCCACATGCCGGGAATCGAGGTCACGGCGGGCCGGGTCCTGGAGGCCGGGGCCGTGGTGGGTCACGTCGGCAGCACGGGCTATTCCACGGGCTGCCATCTGCACTGGATGGCCTGGCGGGACGGCCAGGTCATCGACCCCCTCACCCTGGTTCGTTGA
- the pyrH gene encoding UMP kinase — protein sequence MNKPYQRVLLKLSGEVFGGGKLGVDPVVISGIAKEIAAVVSGGTQVAVVVGGGNYFRGAELSNNGMARDRADYMGMLGTVMNAIALQDFLEKEGIHTRVQSAINMAQVAEPYIPRRAERHLEKGRLVIFGAGSGMPYFSTDTVAAQRALEIGAEVLLMGKQGVDGVYDSDPRTNPEARRYERLTHDEFLSRDLKVADATAIALARDNALNIIFFNLSERGNIGRVVQGEPIGTFVSR from the coding sequence ATGAACAAGCCATACCAGCGCGTGCTGCTGAAACTCTCGGGAGAGGTTTTCGGCGGCGGGAAATTGGGGGTCGATCCCGTCGTCATATCCGGTATCGCCAAGGAGATAGCCGCGGTGGTCTCCGGGGGCACCCAGGTGGCCGTGGTGGTGGGCGGCGGAAACTACTTCCGCGGAGCCGAGCTGAGCAACAACGGCATGGCCCGGGACCGGGCCGACTACATGGGCATGCTCGGCACCGTCATGAACGCCATCGCCCTGCAGGACTTCCTGGAGAAGGAGGGAATCCACACCCGCGTCCAGTCGGCAATCAACATGGCCCAGGTGGCCGAACCTTACATTCCACGTCGCGCGGAACGTCACCTCGAGAAGGGGCGCCTGGTCATCTTCGGGGCCGGGTCGGGAATGCCCTACTTCTCCACCGACACCGTAGCCGCCCAGCGCGCCCTCGAGATCGGCGCCGAGGTGCTGCTCATGGGCAAACAGGGAGTGGACGGGGTCTACGACTCGGATCCACGCACCAACCCGGAGGCAAGGCGCTACGAGCGTCTGACCCACGACGAGTTCCTGTCCCGGGATCTCAAGGTCGCCGACGCCACCGCCATCGCGCTGGCCCGCGACAACGCCCTCAACATCATCTTCTTCAACCTGTCCGAACGGGGCAACATCGGCCGCGTCGTGCAGGGCGAACCCATCGGGACGTTCGTTTCCCGCTGA
- a CDS encoding phosphatidate cytidylyltransferase: MPNQEPARATPTPKAGRDLPMAIGVGLVLLAALAVGLLWAPWFFVLISAVSLSLAVVEIHRALLRKGMHAQVKTIVAGTLVSVLGAYAMFRWNLGLPPTTFAVICVCGTVVACLVARLLLAREGFIRDIAASALIIAYIPLMGVFIPLMMAEPGGTRRIIAVVACVVASDTGAYAIGSLLGRHKMAPHISPSKTWEGFAGSIATSAVIGVAAALWCLGASWELGLVLGLCIAPAATLGDLVESLIKRDAGLKDMSNFLPGHGGFMDRLDSMLVAMPMGWLVLRLGMGG, from the coding sequence ATGCCCAACCAGGAGCCAGCCCGGGCAACGCCGACGCCGAAGGCCGGCCGGGATCTCCCGATGGCCATCGGCGTCGGACTCGTCCTCCTGGCGGCGCTGGCCGTCGGGTTGCTGTGGGCTCCTTGGTTCTTCGTCCTGATCTCAGCCGTCTCCCTGAGCCTGGCGGTCGTCGAGATTCACCGGGCGTTGCTGCGCAAAGGGATGCACGCGCAGGTGAAGACCATTGTCGCGGGCACCTTGGTGAGCGTTCTCGGCGCCTATGCGATGTTCCGGTGGAATCTGGGGTTGCCGCCGACCACCTTCGCCGTGATCTGCGTCTGCGGGACGGTGGTCGCCTGCCTGGTGGCTCGGTTGCTGCTGGCCCGCGAAGGTTTCATCCGCGACATCGCCGCCAGCGCGTTGATCATCGCCTACATTCCGTTGATGGGGGTTTTCATCCCGTTGATGATGGCCGAACCCGGCGGCACCCGGCGGATCATCGCGGTGGTAGCCTGCGTGGTGGCCTCCGACACCGGCGCGTACGCCATCGGTAGCCTGCTGGGAAGACACAAGATGGCGCCGCACATCTCGCCCTCCAAAACTTGGGAGGGATTCGCGGGTTCCATCGCCACATCCGCGGTCATCGGGGTGGCGGCGGCTCTCTGGTGCCTGGGCGCTTCCTGGGAGCTGGGCCTGGTCCTGGGATTGTGCATCGCACCCGCCGCGACGCTGGGGGACCTCGTGGAATCCCTGATCAAACGGGACGCCGGGCTGAAGGACATGTCCAATTTCCTGCCGGGACACGGGGGTTTCATGGATCGCCTGGACTCGATGCTGGTGGCCATGCCGATGGGCTGGCTCGTCCTGCGCCTGGGAATGGGGGGCTGA
- the rpsB gene encoding 30S ribosomal protein S2, which yields MAVVTTRQLLESGVHFGHQTRRWNPKMKRFIFAERNGIYIIDLQLSLSYIDSAFSFVKSTVARGGQVLFVGTKKQAQEAIAEQATRVGMPYVNQRWLGGMLTNFHTVTKRIQRLKELEGMDLTDSASSGLTKKELLHLEREKNKLSKTLGGIRDMVRTPQAVWVVDTKKEHLAVDEARKLRIPIVGILDTNCDPDEVDYAVPGNDDAIRSVALLTRIIADAVAEGLIQRSSGRSGEEAEAEPMPDWERELLAQGDNAAAEAPETSEAPAKTESE from the coding sequence ATGGCCGTCGTGACCACCCGTCAACTCCTCGAGTCCGGAGTCCATTTCGGGCACCAGACCCGCCGTTGGAACCCGAAGATGAAGCGTTTCATCTTCGCCGAGCGCAACGGGATCTACATCATCGACCTCCAGCTGTCGCTCAGCTACATCGACAGCGCCTTCTCGTTCGTCAAGTCCACCGTGGCCCGTGGCGGGCAGGTGCTCTTCGTCGGAACCAAGAAGCAGGCCCAGGAGGCCATCGCCGAGCAGGCCACCCGGGTCGGCATGCCGTACGTCAACCAGCGCTGGCTGGGTGGCATGCTCACCAACTTCCACACCGTCACCAAACGGATCCAGCGTCTCAAGGAACTCGAGGGCATGGATCTGACGGACTCCGCCAGCAGCGGCCTGACCAAGAAAGAACTGCTGCACCTCGAGCGTGAGAAGAACAAGCTGAGCAAGACCCTCGGCGGTATCCGCGACATGGTCCGCACCCCGCAGGCCGTCTGGGTGGTCGACACCAAGAAGGAACACCTCGCCGTCGACGAGGCCCGCAAGCTGCGCATTCCCATCGTCGGGATCCTCGACACCAACTGCGATCCCGACGAGGTCGACTACGCGGTTCCCGGCAACGACGACGCCATCCGGTCGGTTGCCCTGCTGACCCGCATCATCGCCGACGCCGTCGCCGAGGGTCTGATCCAGCGCTCCTCCGGCCGCAGCGGCGAAGAGGCCGAGGCCGAGCCCATGCCCGACTGGGAGCGCGAGCTCCTGGCCCAGGGCGACAATGCCGCAGCGGAGGCGCCGGAAACCTCCGAGGCCCCTGCCAAGACCGAGTCCGAGTAA
- a CDS encoding TrmH family RNA methyltransferase, whose product MRLDVTDPDDPRMGDYVSLRDSQLRRRVEGERGIFIAEGDKIIRRAAEAGCRPRSFLLAAKWLPGLGDVLAARPDVPCLVADDRLIEQVSGFHVHRGALASFERPDETPWEPILGARRVLVCEDLVDHANVGSIIRVAAALGWDAVVISPGGADPLYRRAVKASMGTCFQVGWRRMTDSATDLARFRAAGFELAATTLSPGATPLTGYRAPEKLALLLGSEGHGLSAGWLDASDVRLGIEMAAGVDSLNVATAAAIFAHWLRL is encoded by the coding sequence ATGCGCCTCGACGTCACCGACCCCGACGACCCCCGGATGGGTGATTACGTCTCGTTGCGGGATTCGCAGCTTCGGCGCAGGGTGGAGGGGGAGCGGGGGATCTTCATCGCGGAGGGTGACAAGATCATCCGGCGGGCCGCCGAAGCCGGGTGCCGCCCCAGGTCCTTCCTGCTGGCGGCGAAATGGCTGCCCGGGCTGGGGGACGTGCTCGCGGCCCGGCCCGACGTCCCGTGCCTGGTGGCGGACGACCGGTTGATCGAACAGGTGAGCGGCTTCCACGTGCACCGCGGGGCCCTTGCGAGCTTCGAACGGCCCGACGAGACGCCGTGGGAGCCCATCCTCGGTGCCCGTCGCGTCCTGGTGTGCGAGGACCTCGTCGACCACGCGAACGTAGGTTCCATCATCCGCGTCGCCGCCGCCCTCGGATGGGATGCCGTGGTGATCTCCCCGGGCGGTGCGGATCCCCTCTACCGGCGGGCCGTCAAGGCCTCCATGGGAACCTGCTTCCAGGTCGGGTGGCGGCGCATGACCGACTCCGCCACGGACCTGGCCAGGTTCCGGGCCGCCGGGTTCGAGCTGGCCGCCACCACCCTCTCGCCGGGGGCCACGCCACTGACCGGTTACCGGGCCCCGGAGAAGCTGGCCCTGCTGCTCGGCTCCGAGGGGCATGGGCTCAGCGCCGGCTGGCTGGACGCCTCGGATGTCCGCCTCGGAATCGAGATGGCAGCTGGGGTTGATTCGCTGAACGTCGCCACCGCCGCAGCCATTTTCGCCCACTGGCTGCGGCTGTGA
- a CDS encoding ExeM/NucH family extracellular endonuclease: MRIRTRLLALASATALLPAFLGASTQPSWAVPARNETPRLAIGAVQGPGASSLYAGRTVIVEGVVTGDFQGEGQLGGVFIQDAGDGDEATSDGIFVHDKGANELAVGDRVQVKGKVGEYKDQTQITPTTVTKLDGGNAVAPLELNLPVTDWERHEGMLLRFPQALTILDSHDFDRYGEIAYGTKRQWAPTGVVDPGQPAIDLLASNKADRLTVDDGRSSQNPTPAVHPNGKPMARDNYFRTGDQVANLTGVLGYSFGSYRLQPTAGADHTASNPRPPAPEKQGNLRVASFNVLNYFTTLTSDDSRARGADTPEEFQRQQAKIVAAMTALDADVFGLMEIENNGTAVDDLVAALNARVGEGTYAAVKTGKVGSDAIFQAFVYKPATVEPAGSFETLSFGNTGNRPSLLQTFRHKDSGELVNVSVNHLKSKGSACKGDPDTGDGQGNCNQTRNKAAEDLVSWLRGDPTGQGAARTLIIGDLNSYDHEDPVKTLVEGGYADMEKKFTGEQAYSYVFDGMSGYLDHALANQAAETSIVDARAWHINADEADIFDYDMTYKKAAEQELYSPDPYRSSDHDPVVVSLRLGNPETPVPSSPAPAEPTPSRAVLRPGLPETSG, translated from the coding sequence ATGAGAATCCGAACCCGTCTGCTGGCCCTGGCCTCGGCCACGGCCCTTCTTCCCGCATTCCTCGGAGCATCCACTCAGCCATCCTGGGCGGTCCCCGCGCGCAACGAGACGCCCCGGCTGGCGATCGGCGCGGTGCAGGGCCCCGGTGCTTCCAGTCTCTACGCGGGCCGCACCGTGATCGTCGAAGGGGTGGTGACCGGCGATTTCCAGGGTGAGGGCCAGCTCGGCGGTGTGTTCATCCAGGACGCGGGCGACGGGGATGAGGCCACCAGCGACGGAATCTTCGTCCACGACAAGGGCGCGAACGAACTGGCCGTCGGGGACCGGGTGCAGGTAAAAGGGAAGGTGGGCGAGTACAAGGACCAGACCCAGATCACCCCCACCACGGTGACGAAACTGGACGGCGGCAATGCGGTGGCCCCGCTGGAGTTGAACCTGCCGGTCACCGACTGGGAACGCCACGAAGGCATGCTTCTCAGGTTTCCGCAGGCCCTGACCATCCTCGACTCCCACGACTTCGACCGCTACGGGGAAATCGCCTACGGCACGAAACGGCAGTGGGCCCCGACCGGCGTCGTCGATCCGGGACAGCCCGCCATCGATCTGCTGGCCAGCAACAAGGCGGACCGCCTCACGGTCGACGACGGACGCAGCTCCCAGAACCCCACTCCCGCCGTCCACCCGAACGGGAAACCGATGGCCAGGGACAACTACTTCCGCACCGGCGACCAGGTTGCGAACCTGACCGGCGTGCTGGGCTACAGTTTCGGTTCCTACCGGTTGCAGCCGACCGCGGGCGCCGACCACACGGCCAGCAATCCCCGTCCCCCCGCCCCGGAGAAGCAGGGAAACCTGCGGGTCGCCTCGTTCAACGTGCTGAACTACTTCACCACCCTCACCTCGGACGACTCCCGGGCCCGCGGCGCCGACACCCCAGAAGAGTTCCAGCGGCAGCAGGCGAAGATCGTCGCGGCCATGACCGCCCTTGACGCCGACGTATTCGGGTTGATGGAGATCGAGAACAACGGAACCGCCGTCGACGATCTGGTGGCGGCCCTCAACGCCAGGGTCGGGGAAGGCACCTACGCCGCGGTGAAAACGGGAAAGGTCGGGAGCGACGCCATCTTCCAGGCCTTCGTCTACAAACCGGCCACGGTGGAACCGGCCGGTTCCTTCGAGACCCTGAGTTTCGGCAACACCGGGAACCGGCCCTCGCTGCTCCAGACCTTCCGCCACAAGGACTCCGGCGAGCTGGTCAACGTGTCGGTCAACCATCTCAAGTCGAAGGGTTCGGCCTGCAAAGGTGACCCCGACACGGGCGATGGCCAGGGAAACTGCAACCAGACCCGCAACAAGGCCGCGGAGGACCTCGTCTCCTGGCTCCGGGGTGACCCAACCGGCCAGGGCGCCGCCCGTACCCTGATCATCGGCGATCTCAACTCCTACGACCACGAGGACCCGGTGAAAACCCTCGTCGAGGGGGGTTACGCCGACATGGAGAAGAAGTTCACCGGCGAACAGGCCTATTCCTACGTCTTCGACGGCATGTCCGGCTATCTGGATCACGCACTCGCGAACCAGGCCGCGGAAACCAGTATCGTCGACGCCCGGGCCTGGCACATCAACGCGGACGAGGCGGACATTTTCGACTACGACATGACCTACAAGAAAGCGGCGGAGCAGGAACTCTACAGCCCCGACCCGTATCGCTCCTCCGACCACGACCCGGTGGTGGTGAGCCTCCGGCTCGGGAACCCCGAAACCCCGGTGCCCTCATCGCCGGCCCCCGCCGAGCCCACGCCGTCGAGAGCCGTCCTGCGCCCCGGCCTGCCGGAAACCAGCGGTTGA
- a CDS encoding tyrosine recombinase XerC, with translation MEGPWGTLTAEYRRHLETERGLSQNTIRAYQADLAGLASAARVPPDRVTLAHLRSWLADQVDSGAEPATLQRRVSCARGFFAWAHREGFIASDPATRLRAPRRPRNLPEAPTETQVGDAIASLASAAANGDPIALRDVALVELLYASGLRISEACGLGLRDVDFENSTVRVLGKGDKERTVPMGAPARRALDAWLAVRDRVAVPGSPPRLFLGARGGGLDPRVARRVVHAATAAGGASVGPHALRHAMATHLLAGGADLRSVQELLGHASVATTQRYTHVTNERLRAAFQQAHPRA, from the coding sequence ATGGAAGGACCCTGGGGTACGCTGACCGCCGAATACCGGCGCCACCTGGAGACCGAGCGCGGCCTGTCCCAGAACACCATTCGCGCCTACCAGGCGGACCTGGCCGGGCTGGCCTCGGCGGCACGGGTTCCGCCCGACCGGGTCACCCTCGCACACCTGCGTTCCTGGCTCGCCGATCAGGTCGACTCCGGGGCCGAGCCCGCGACCCTGCAGCGCCGTGTTTCCTGCGCCCGGGGTTTCTTCGCCTGGGCACACAGGGAGGGGTTCATCGCATCGGACCCGGCTACCCGGTTGCGTGCCCCCCGGCGGCCACGCAACCTGCCCGAGGCTCCCACCGAAACCCAGGTGGGCGACGCCATCGCGTCCTTGGCCTCGGCCGCCGCCAACGGCGATCCGATCGCGTTGCGCGACGTGGCCCTGGTCGAGCTGCTCTACGCCAGTGGACTACGCATCTCGGAGGCGTGCGGGCTGGGATTGCGCGACGTGGACTTCGAGAACTCGACGGTGCGGGTGCTGGGCAAGGGAGACAAGGAACGCACCGTTCCCATGGGCGCCCCGGCTCGACGCGCCCTCGACGCGTGGCTGGCGGTCCGGGACCGTGTGGCGGTGCCGGGCAGTCCGCCCCGGCTGTTCCTCGGCGCCCGGGGCGGTGGCCTCGACCCCCGGGTCGCCCGTCGCGTGGTCCACGCTGCAACGGCGGCGGGTGGCGCATCCGTCGGACCCCACGCGTTGCGGCACGCCATGGCCACCCATCTGCTGGCCGGGGGAGCGGACCTGCGCAGCGTCCAGGAACTGCTGGGACACGCATCCGTTGCGACCACCCAGCGTTACACCCATGTCACGAACGAAAGGCTCCGGGCGGCCTTCCAGCAGGCCCATCCCCGGGCCTGA
- the frr gene encoding ribosome recycling factor, with amino-acid sequence MIADVEKETQSRMQQAVDHAREDLSTIRTGRAHPAMFNRLNADYYGAPTPLQQLATFNSPDPRTMLITPFDRSAIAAIEKVIREADLGVNPSNDGNSIRVVMPQLTEERRKEYIKLARAKAEDARIAVRNIRRHSIDALKKLEKKSEISEDELVRAEKAMDVTTRKYVEAIDELLKNKEAELSEV; translated from the coding sequence ATGATCGCCGACGTCGAGAAGGAAACCCAGTCCAGGATGCAGCAGGCGGTGGACCACGCCCGCGAGGACCTGTCGACCATTCGCACGGGCCGGGCCCACCCCGCCATGTTCAACCGGCTCAACGCTGACTACTACGGGGCGCCGACGCCGCTGCAGCAGCTTGCGACGTTCAACTCGCCCGACCCCCGGACCATGCTGATCACCCCCTTCGACCGCAGCGCCATCGCTGCCATCGAGAAGGTCATCCGGGAGGCCGATCTCGGAGTGAACCCGAGCAACGACGGGAACTCCATCCGGGTCGTCATGCCACAGCTCACGGAGGAACGCCGCAAGGAATACATCAAGCTCGCCAGGGCCAAGGCGGAGGACGCCCGTATCGCCGTGCGCAACATCCGCCGCCACTCCATCGACGCGCTGAAGAAACTCGAGAAGAAATCCGAGATCAGCGAGGACGAGCTGGTTCGCGCCGAGAAGGCCATGGACGTCACCACCAGGAAGTACGTCGAGGCGATCGACGAGTTGCTCAAGAACAAGGAAGCCGAACTCAGCGAGGTCTGA
- the def gene encoding peptide deformylase translates to MSEDLTTGGHVRPITRWGTPVMHETTRPVTEFGDELHELVRDMFATMRAAEGVGLAATQVGVGVSVFIYECPDADDRVQRGVVCNPVVELPRGKDRNLDITEEGCLSWPGGYSGVPRPDKAICRGQDAYGKEIELLGTGLLARCFQHETDHLNGTVFGDRISDRSRRKLDAQVADLAWRYPEDWPISPKRDSAPRPGEQ, encoded by the coding sequence ATGTCCGAGGACCTCACCACCGGCGGCCACGTCCGTCCCATCACGCGCTGGGGTACCCCCGTGATGCACGAGACCACCAGGCCCGTCACCGAGTTCGGAGATGAGCTGCACGAACTCGTCCGCGACATGTTCGCAACGATGCGGGCCGCCGAGGGGGTCGGTCTGGCGGCCACCCAGGTGGGGGTCGGAGTTTCCGTTTTCATCTACGAGTGCCCGGACGCCGATGATCGCGTCCAGCGTGGGGTGGTCTGCAATCCGGTGGTTGAGCTTCCCAGGGGCAAGGACCGCAACCTCGACATCACCGAGGAGGGTTGCCTGTCGTGGCCCGGCGGCTACTCCGGTGTTCCCCGTCCCGACAAGGCCATCTGCCGGGGTCAGGACGCCTACGGCAAGGAAATCGAGCTGCTCGGCACAGGGCTGCTGGCCCGTTGTTTCCAGCACGAGACCGACCATCTGAACGGCACCGTGTTCGGGGATCGCATATCGGATCGTTCCCGCCGGAAACTGGATGCCCAGGTGGCCGATCTGGCGTGGCGTTACCCCGAGGACTGGCCGATCTCCCCCAAGCGGGATTCCGCACCGCGCCCCGGCGAGCAGTGA
- the tsf gene encoding translation elongation factor Ts, protein MAITAADVKKLRDATGAGMLDAKKALTEAEGDYEKAIELLRISGLAKAAKRTDREATNGIVVGRDGILIQFAAETDFVAKNAEFVGLGNQIVDAVAASGAKDLEAAKAAPLGSTTVQEAVQSLAATIGENLSLVNVVNYDGDTHLYLHRRASDLPPQVGVLVEYTGGDETLVHQVAMHIAAMNPVYVSRDEVPAEVVENERRIAEATAREEGKPEGAIPRIIEGRLGGFYKDVVLLDQPAVWEDKKTVGNVLKAAGVEIKRFARLAVGA, encoded by the coding sequence ATGGCAATCACTGCTGCTGACGTCAAGAAGCTGCGCGACGCCACCGGCGCGGGAATGCTGGACGCCAAGAAGGCCCTCACCGAGGCCGAGGGCGACTACGAGAAGGCCATCGAACTGCTTCGTATCTCCGGGCTCGCCAAGGCCGCCAAACGCACCGACCGCGAGGCCACCAACGGCATCGTCGTGGGCAGGGACGGGATCCTCATTCAGTTCGCCGCCGAGACCGACTTCGTGGCCAAGAACGCCGAGTTCGTCGGGCTGGGCAACCAGATCGTCGATGCCGTCGCCGCCTCCGGCGCCAAGGACCTCGAGGCCGCAAAGGCCGCTCCGCTGGGTTCTACCACCGTTCAGGAGGCCGTGCAGTCGCTGGCCGCCACGATCGGCGAGAACCTGTCACTGGTGAACGTGGTCAACTACGACGGCGACACCCACCTGTACCTGCACCGCCGCGCCTCCGACCTGCCGCCTCAGGTCGGCGTCCTGGTCGAGTACACCGGCGGTGACGAGACCCTCGTCCACCAGGTCGCGATGCACATCGCCGCCATGAACCCGGTTTACGTCTCCCGCGACGAGGTTCCGGCCGAGGTCGTGGAGAACGAACGCCGCATCGCCGAGGCCACTGCCCGCGAGGAGGGCAAACCCGAGGGCGCGATCCCGCGCATCATCGAAGGGCGCCTTGGTGGGTTCTACAAGGACGTCGTGCTGCTGGATCAGCCTGCGGTCTGGGAGGACAAGAAGACCGTCGGCAACGTCCTGAAGGCCGCCGGGGTCGAGATCAAGCGTTTCGCGCGCCTGGCCGTGGGCGCCTGA